A genomic region of uncultured Acidilobus sp. JCHS contains the following coding sequences:
- a CDS encoding Conserved protein/domain typically associated with flavoprotein oxygenase, DIM6/NTAB family — protein MASAAELVKAFMRGVAQQVYVVTARGPGGGYAALTVSSMTSLSLNPPLILVCIDKSSRNHQVLVEAQHFIVTLLSSEDEWVSRVMAEPGDPLEKLRRVNYVEGKYGPMLPIPRPYLVAKRWAVYDGGDHSIIVGEVIEGEAPQVRCPLIYYNRGYTTIRGC, from the coding sequence GGCGTGGCCCAGCAGGTCTATGTAGTAACAGCAAGGGGCCCAGGGGGAGGCTACGCGGCCCTGACAGTAAGCAGCATGACAAGCCTCAGCCTCAACCCTCCCCTCATACTTGTCTGCATAGATAAGTCGAGCAGGAACCACCAGGTCCTCGTGGAGGCCCAGCACTTCATAGTGACGCTGCTCTCAAGCGAGGATGAGTGGGTGTCGCGCGTGATGGCGGAGCCGGGGGACCCGCTGGAGAAGCTGAGGAGGGTCAACTACGTTGAGGGGAAGTACGGGCCCATGCTGCCCATCCCCAGGCCTTACCTGGTAGCCAAGAGGTGGGCTGTGTACGACGGAGGGGACCACTCCATAATAGTCGGTGAGGTCATAGAGGGCGAGGCGCCTCAGGTCAGGTGCCCCCTGATCTACTACAACAGGGGGTACACGACGATACGGGGCTGCTAG
- a CDS encoding Cyclopropane-fatty-acyl-phospholipid synthase — MAFGGPAVPYVPTRPEVLDIVFEALDLKEGDVLYDLGCGDGRIVIEAAKRYPIKKAVGIELRDELVKEATERVRKEGLEGRVEIVHGDFFRVPIKEATVVYMYLLTSVNEALKPKLKQELRPGTRVVTLDFQIPGWRPVRVVGDRSGWQRTLYVYVIGDSDS, encoded by the coding sequence TTGGCGTTCGGAGGGCCAGCGGTTCCATACGTGCCGACTAGGCCTGAGGTCCTGGACATAGTCTTTGAGGCCCTGGACCTCAAGGAGGGCGACGTGCTCTACGACCTCGGCTGCGGGGACGGCAGGATAGTCATAGAGGCCGCCAAGAGGTACCCTATAAAGAAGGCCGTTGGCATAGAGCTGAGGGACGAGCTAGTCAAGGAGGCCACCGAGAGGGTCAGGAAGGAGGGCCTCGAGGGCAGGGTGGAGATAGTGCACGGCGACTTCTTCAGGGTGCCCATAAAGGAGGCGACAGTTGTCTACATGTACCTCCTAACCAGCGTCAACGAGGCCCTCAAGCCGAAGCTGAAGCAGGAGCTGAGGCCTGGGACCAGGGTCGTAACGCTCGACTTCCAGATACCCGGCTGGAGGCCGGTAAGGGTTGTGGGTGATAGGAGCGGCTGGCAGAGGACCCTGTACGTATACGTTATAGGGGACTCTGACTCCTAG